The DNA window CGCACCTCGCGCGGCGTAAACTCGTCCAGTTGTTCACCGATGCGCGGATGGTCCAAAAGGCGGGCCGGTGCTGCGGTCAGCGCTTGCACAGTGCGTGCGGCCGCCTGCCGGTTGACGGGGACGAGAAATTCGTACAACCGCACCAAATCCGAGAGTGCCTTGCTCGTCCATTTGAGCTCCATCACCGCGGCGCGGGCAGCGGCTGCTTCGTGTCGAGGCTATCCGCCCAGGCTTGAACGGCCTGGTGGTCGATGACGTGGCCGGCGTCGACGTCCGCCAGGGCGTCTAACGTCAGCTGCCGCCGTTCTTCTTCCTGCGCAATCCACGCGGATAACGCCTGCTTCACAATCCAGCCCCGTGAGCGCTCGAGGCGAGCGGCCATCTGATCGACTTTCTTCGCCAGCGGCAACGGCACATGAGCGGTTAACACCTTAGTCGTCATCACACCCTCCTTTGTAGGATCAGTTTCTTAATCATAATGATTTATATTGATTAAATCAAGTCGTAGCGGGGTATGGAAGGAGCAACTTGGCACCAACCTGGCACCAAAATCCGGCGCAAGAGGGAGGCGGCCGCCGAGCGCCTGCCTCCTCGCCCTACACGGTTTGAAGCACCGTGCGCCGAGCCAGGTACAATTTGGCCAACGCACAGGTCACCCAGAGCCGATGCCCATTCTTCGCCAGGCCCCGATAGCGGACTTGCGGAACCCGAAGATCCGCTTAATCACGCCGATGGTATGCTCGACCTTCGCCCGCACCGCGGACTTCGTGCGATTGCGGGCGTGGTCCGCCAGACTCAGTGGCCGGTTCCGATATGCCTCACGGTGCGTGAAGTCACGCGCCCCTGGCG is part of the Nitrospirota bacterium genome and encodes:
- a CDS encoding type II toxin-antitoxin system RelE/ParE family toxin → MELKWTSKALSDLVRLYEFLVPVNRQAAARTVQALTAAPARLLDHPRIGEQLDEFTPREVRRILVGHYELRYEIQESTVYVLRLWHTREDR
- a CDS encoding ribbon-helix-helix domain-containing protein, whose product is MTTKVLTAHVPLPLAKKVDQMAARLERSRGWIVKQALSAWIAQEEERRQLTLDALADVDAGHVIDHQAVQAWADSLDTKQPLPAPR